One Mugil cephalus isolate CIBA_MC_2020 chromosome 8, CIBA_Mcephalus_1.1, whole genome shotgun sequence genomic window carries:
- the LOC125012213 gene encoding creatine kinase U-type, mitochondrial-like — translation MANSFTRMISGRNTAAILAIGAGSLASGFLLSDSTAAAERRRLYPPSADFPDLRKHNNCMAAALTPTIYARLRDKTTPSNWTLDQCIQTGVDNPGHPFIKTVGMVAGDEESYEVFAEIFDPVIKDRHNGYDPRTMKHPTDLDASKVTSGFFDERYVLSSRVRTGRSIRGLSLPPACSRSERREVERVVVTALSGLKGDLAGRYYSLGEMTEREQQQLIDEHFLFDKPVSPLLTSSGMARDWPDARGIWHNNQKNFLIWINEEDHTRIISMEKGGNMKRVFERFCRGLKQVEQLILERGWEFMWNERLGYILTCPSNLGTGLRAGVHVRLPLLSRDPRFKKILDNLRLQKRGTGGVDTAATGDTFDISNLDRLGKSEVELVQLVIDGVNYLIECEKRLEKGQDIKIPSPIAQFRK, via the exons ATGGCAAACTCTTTCACCCGCATGATTTCTGGCCGTAACACGGCAGCGATTTTGGCCATTGGCGCTGGGAGTCTGGCATCTGGATTCCTCCTCAGTGACAGCACTGCCgctgctgagaggaggaggctctATCCACCCAG CGCAGACTTCCCCGACCTGAGGAAGCACAACAACTGCATGGCAGCGGCCCTGACCCCAACCATTTATGCACGCCTGAGAGACAAGACAACACCCAGCAACTGGACCCTGGACCAGTGCATCCAGACCGGGGTGGACAACCCTGGACACCCCTTCATCAAGACTGTGGGCATGGTAGCTGGAGATGAGGAGAGCTACGAG gTGTTTGCTGAGATCTTCGACCCTGTTATAAAGGATAGACACAACGGCTATGACCCTCGCACAATGAAGCACCCCACTGACCTGGATGCTTCCAAG GTGACCTCAGGATTTTTTGATGAACGCTACGTGTTGTCATCTCGCGTCCGCACCGGTCGCAGCATCCGTGGGCTGAGCCTCCCTCCCGCGTGCTCTCGCTCTGAGCGCCGGGAAGTGGAGCGCGTGGTTGTGACGGCTCTGTCCGGCCTGAAGGGAGACCTGGCTGGTCGCTACTACAGCCTGGGGGAGATGActgagagagagcagcagcagctcattgaC GAGCACTTCCTGTTTGATAAACCTGTGTCACCTCTGCTCACATCATCTGGGATGGCCAGAGACTGGCCTGATGCTCGCGGGATCTG GCACAACAACCAGAAGAACTTCTTGATCTGGATCAATGAGGAGGACCACACAAGGATCATATCcatggagaaaggaggaaacatgaagagGGTGTTCGAAAGGTTCTGCCGAGGTCTTAAACAG GTGGAGCAGCTCATTCTGGAGAGAGGATGGGAGTTCATGTGGAACGAGCGTCTGGGCTACATCCTCACCTGCCCCTCTAATCTCGGCACCGGGCTCAGGGCTGGTGTGCATGTTCGTCTGCCCCTACTCAGCAGG GACCCTCGCTTCAAAAAGATCCTGGACAACCTGAGGCTACAGAAGAGAGGCACAGGAGGAGTTGACACGGCTGCTACTGGAGACACCTTTGACATCTCTAACCTTGACCGTCTGGGCAAGTCAGAG GTTGAGCTGGTACAACTAGTGATCGACGGCGTGAACTACCTAATTGAATGCGAGAAGAGGCTGGAGAAGGGGCAGGACATCAAGATCCCTTCCCCGATTGCTCAGTTCAGGAAGTGA